A genome region from Arachis duranensis cultivar V14167 chromosome 6, aradu.V14167.gnm2.J7QH, whole genome shotgun sequence includes the following:
- the LOC107494079 gene encoding probable aspartyl protease At4g16563: protein MATYFHILCTLSLTLLSLTPLSSSSNTIKLSLSPFFTNQPSSSSSASQPLLQALKFAASASLSRAHHLKNRKSSEYVTTPVFAKSYGGYSVDLSFGTPPQTFPFVLDTGSSLVWFPCSSRYLCSNCNFPNIDPSNIHTFIPKNSSTARFVGCTNPKCDWIFGSDPQSRCPGCQPGSPNCALNCPAYIIQYGLGSTAGLLLLDNLDFPGKIVTDFLVGCSILSVRQPSGIAGFGRGKESLPSQMNLKRFSYCLVSHRFDDAPVKSDLILHIGSSGGSKTAGVSYTPFRANPAAANNSAFGEYYYVTLRKILVGGKRVKAPYALLEPGLDGNGGTIVDSGSTFTFMEKPVFEVVAKEFEKQMKNFTRAKDVEDQSGLSPCFDFKGSKTVPLPELTFQFKGGAKMTLPVADYFSLVGRADVACLTIVTDGGSAGPARAGGPSIILGNYQQQNYYVEYDLENQRFGFRPQNCQKSV, encoded by the coding sequence ATGGCTACTTACTTTCACATTCTCTgcactctctctctcactctcctTTCTCTGACCCCATTATCCTCTTCATCCAACACCATTAAACTCTCTCTTTCTCCATTCTTCACAAACCAACCCTCCTCTTCATCTTCCGCTTCTCAACCTTTATTACAAGCCCTTAAATTTGCGGCCTCTGCTTCTCTCTCCAGGGCTCACCACCTCAAGAACCGCAAAAGCAGCGAATATGTCACCACCCCAGTATTCGCAAAGAGCTACGGCGGCTACTCCGTAGACCTCAGTTTCGGAACACCACCGCAGACATTCCCCTTCGTTCTCGACACTGGAAGCAGCCTCGTCTGGTTCCCCTGTTCCTCACGCTACCTCTGCTCCAATTGCAACTTCCCCAACATCGATCCTTCCAACATCCACACCTTCATTCCCAAGAACTCTTCAACTGCCAGATTCGTCGGCTGCACCAATCCCAAATGTGACTGGATTTTCGGTTCCGATCCTCAATCCCGCTGCCCCGGCTGCCAACCTGGATCCCCCAACTGCGCGCTCAACTGCCCTGCTTACATCATACAATACGGATTGGGCTCAACCGCCGGTCTCCTGCTACTGGACAATCTCGATTTTCCCGGAAAAATTGTCACCGATTTTCTCGTTGGCTGCTCAATCCTCTCGGTCCGGCAACCCTCCGGGATTGCCGGATTTGGACGCGGGAAGGAGTCATTGCCGTCGCAGATGAACCTCAAGAGATTCTCTTACTGTCTGGTCTCTCACCGCTTCGACGACGCGCCGGTGAAAAGCGACCTCATCTTGCACATTGGTTCCTCCGGCGGCTCCAAGACCGCCGGCGTCAGCTACACGCCGTTCCGTGCGAACCCCGCCGCGGCGAACAATTCGGCATTCGGGGAATACTACTACGTTACTCTCCGGAAGATCCTCGTCGGCGGGAAGAGGGTGAAGGCTCCTTATGCATTATTGGAGCCCGGTTTGGACGGGAACGGCGGCACCATCGTTGACTCAGGGTCAACGTTCACGTTCATGGAGAAGCCGGTGTTCGAGGTCGTAGCAAAGGAATTCGAGAAGCAGATGAAGAATTTCACGAGGGCGAAGGACGTGGAGGACCAATCAGGCTTAAGTCCTTGCTTCGATTTCAAGGGATCGAAGACAGTGCCGTTGCCGGAGCTCACCTTTCAGTTCAAGGGCGGCGCCAAAATGACGCTTCCCGTGGCCGATTATTTCTCCTTGGTTGGTCGTGCTGACGTGGCATGTCTTACAATTGTCACGGATGGCGGTTCGGCCGGCCCTGCCAGGGCCGGGGGACCGTCGATCATATTGGGGAACTACCAGCAGCAGAATTACTACGTTGAGTATGATTTGGAGAATCAGAGGTTTGGGTTTAGGCCTCAGAATTGCCAAAAGAgtgtttag